The nucleotide window GACTTCAAAGTTTAAAGATTCATGATTCCGGAAGAATTAAAATGCCTTTAATTGCATGAAAGTAAGTCTGATTCATATGAGTTGACCAGTTTGATCGAGAGTTCTCTTTTGGTttgttgggaaaaaaaaaaacaggcgGTGCCGCTGTTCCTATCAGAGATTGCACCGGCAAGGATTAGAGGAGGGCTTAACATCCTGTTCCAGCTGCTTATCACCGTCGGCATCCTTGTGGCCAACCTGGTAAACTACTGGACCTCCGGCATCCATCCATCAGGTTGGCGCATCTCCCTGGGCTTGGCCGGCGTCCCAGCCATCCTCCTCTGTGTGGGTTCTCTCTTCATCGCCGAGACGCCGACGAGCCTGATTCAGAGGGGCCACTTGGAGGAAGGGAAGGCGACGCTTAGGAAGATCAGGGGCACCCCCAATGTGGACGCCGAGTACAATGAGATCTGCCGTGCCTGCGAAGCCGCCAACCTTGTGAAGCACCCCTTCAGGAAGCTAGCCAACAGGCGCAACAGGCCTCCCCTTGTCATTGCTATCGTCCTCCAGGTCTTTCAGCAGTTCACCGGCATCAATGCCATCATGTTTTATGCCCCCGTCCTCTTCCAGACCATCGGCTTCAAGAATGATGCTTCCTTGCTCTCTTCTGTTATCACTGGGCTCGTCAATGTCCTCTGCACCATGGTCTCTGTCCTCTACGTCGACAAGGTTGGCAGGAGGGTTCTTCTCCTTGAAGCTGCTGTTCAGATGCTCATCTCTCAGGTACCAACTGATATTAATTAATCAACTGCATATACCTAACTAATGtcattatttatttcatcaGAAGAAGACCATGGTTTGATTTCAACATCCTAACCATTGAAATGGAGATTAAGCAGGACCTTTACATATTCATATACACTTATGCCTATGAGTAGTTTTAAACCATGAGAGCAATCTCGGAAAGGAGTGAGAGCTTCGGCCTTTCATTCCGATGGATGGTGTACATACAGCTTGTTTAGTTTCCATGTCTCTTTAGGTTTAATATTTCACCACTTGTTATCTTAATTACTGTTGACTTACAAATTTAGTGGTATTAATTTTTAGGTTGGAATTGGGACCATCCTCTTGATCAATCTCAAGTCTGCCAACACTCTACACCATACCGTAGCGGTTGTTGTGGTGATCTTGGTGTGTACCTTTGTCTCATGCTTTGCTTGGTCATGGGGTCCGCTGGGTTGGCTGATTCCAAGCGAGACCTTCCCTCTGGAGACGAGAGCCGCAGGTTACTCTTTTGCGGTGAGCTCCAACATGCTCTTCACCTTCATCATTGCACAAGCCTTTCTCTCCATGTTATGCCACATGCGTGCCGGCATCTTCTACTTCTTCTCCGGGTGGATCGTCGTCATGGGCCTTTTCGTGGTGTTCTTCTTGCCGGAGACGAAGGGCATCCCCATTGATGAGATCGACAGAATATGGAGACAGCACTGGTACTGGAAAAGGTACATGGACAACGCTGATGCAGAGCTTAAGGTGCAGAAGGAACAGGCTGCCACTGTTTGATGAGAAAGCTACGAAACAGGGTGGATGAGAAAACTCCTTTTATTTTAGATCAAATTACTGCACTAGTTCATGGAACaattattcttgtttttcttgcttttgtcaACTCTCctttgttcatcatcttttttTGTCACCTTCAGTGGTTGTGTATAATAATACGTGCATGTGGGACCTCATGATCAATTCAATATTGATGGATGTTTTATATTCGACAAAATTATGTGGGATATTTGTTTGGCGGCATCTCAAGGTACTAAAACAGGCAGGCGTTGTACCATGAGGAATGACAATTTGGGTGAACCCATTAGCCTTTTTCGAACAGTGGACCAAATCCCGCTCGCCCTAAATGACTTTTTCATTGCTGCTTTCTGTTGATCTGTGTTGgaagatatatatttataatatgtATGAAGATTTCTGAACCTAAGTGGTAATTTAAATGGGCGGTGCTCATTAATTTGCTACTATTATATATgggtattttttgtatttttttcaaatcaatttaaaatgttgtaaactaatttttaagttcaaaaataagaaaaggaaaagttcttCAATCTCTTCCCTCATCTTTTGCTGGTCTCGTGCATAAGATTTTAGGTGATGGAAGATTTTGAGTCTCGGCTTCCAAGATATGGATCCAACGGTTTCTAAAGGTTTTTATATCCCTTGTTTGAAAGATGCACTTATAATCGGTGGATCTGTGGACATAAAAATTATGTGGTTGAGCCTCTCTCCCCCTACTTATTCCTGGTGGTCTTTGAAATTTTCTCTAGGAGAATATAATGTGCAGTTCTTTGAACCCCTCCCACTTGTTTCTGGACTGTCCTAAATCCAAGAGCATATAAAAATTCATGGCTAAGTAATTTGGGAAATGAGGCAAACCTAAACATAACCTTATTGAAGGTCTCAAATGGTGGATGTGTGTACAGCTTCCCGAAAAAACTTTATTGAGGTATTGGCGCCTGTGCTTCCACTGATTGTTTGGTGGATCTGGAGACAGGAATGAATTAAATATGAACACTCTCCCATGTGCGCTCATACAGGGCTAAACTACTAGAGAGCTTGCGCAAAGCACTTCTTCAATAAGGAGTGACACAAAGATTAGAAGACCGCCAATCGCCATTGAAAGATGGCTATGCACTCTGATACCCTGGTATGGGTGGGTTTGAGACCCAAATGATTATCCAACTCTGATCAATCGTGCAGAAATTATGAACAGACTgaggtgagaaagagagaagacaattgtacgtggttcggctaatgaaagcctacatccacgaacaTAGAGGTCGATCTTTCTTGCTTGTCATTTGTGAATTACaatctgttttcttctttatacAACAGAAGCCAAGGTGAATACAGTAGTTGCCTTAAAGAGAAGAGAACGTTAGTTCAAAGCTCAAAACTAATTGAAGCACCTTCCATATTCATTCAGGTAATCGACCTCTCAACGTCACTTTAATTTTATCAAACTCAACCACATTCACCAGAGAGGTTACACTAATTCACCTCCTCCTGAGATCAGGCCAAAGAAGAGGATCCTAACTGAGGAAGAGGCCATCGAAGATGCCGGAGATGAGAGAGGCAAGGGAAGCCGGTGAGTCGTCGAAGACAGGGATCTAGACTCGAAACATGCGCTGCCACTGCTTCTTGAGTTTTTCGTTGAGTCGGGGATTGTTGAGGGGCTTGGAGAGGGATGCTGTGAAGGAACGCCTTGCTTGCTCAATGGCTTCCTACCTCGAGAAGGGTGGAAAGATGTCAGAGGTCCTTTTCGACTGTTTGTTGGGGTTCCAAAATGGAGGAGAAGGGGACGAAGAGGCGGTGAGCAGGGGAGGAAAGTCGTGATCAGAAGCCTGCTCATCGTCACATGATGAACACCACCGGCTTAGGCTTTTCTAGCTGCCGTTTCAATCAAGTGAAACAATATGTATCTCGCTTACTTAGACAACCGTGGTGTTGAACTTGCTTCCTTCCAATGCACTTCAGTGTTCTATTCCGATGCAAGACTGCTGTTGAATTGGGCTCCCTTTCCATTTTACACTCAAGTGTTATATTGCTGAATCGTTTTCGTGTTGTTGAATTTGGAACTCTTTGCGTATACTAACTGCTAATACTCTCATACCCTGCAGTAGGTGGATTCATGACACACTATTGATGCAATTCCTTGACGGTAGGTGTAAGTGCAGGTCTGCAATTATTGACATGGCCCATGTTTGGAGATCAACACGTCAGTGAAAGGTGGCAGATGTCATTGGAGTTGCCCTTCTTGTTGGTAATAAGAAAGTCATGAGATTTGGTGAAGATCAGAAGATTGAACAATTGATGAGACACATGCAAATAGTGAACAGCTACAGTGCTTGGTGAAATGGTGCGCAAGTCTATTGAAGATGGATGCTCTTAAGCTCTCAACTTGAAATCTCCTGTTGATAAACGAGCAGTTGAGCTCGAtttgttgagcttgactcgaagTTCAAGCCGACCTCCAcataaagttgtttttttttttttacatttttcacatTCTTTATTTCTACATGttattttaatttactttttatttctaaaatttctttttaacaatttttaaaacGTGCCGTGATTTTTACAAgattttcaagtttaatgtaTTGTACCTGAAAAAAGTCTGACCGTTTAAAGCATTATATgacatttgtgacaatggttaaGGCTAACAAATGACAAACTACCTTTAGTGGCAAAGtcctttcttttacttttctaTCAAAGCAACTAAAGTGTACAATTCGAAAAATGAGGTCTTCAGTAAAAATTACAGGCGAATAGGTGGAACACTGGTTCCTGCCATGGCTCAAAAACATCttctatattttcctttcaGATCAAATGAGATTTTATAAGATTTTTTATTCTGAAGAGTGTATTATTGGAACCAGCTTGAATAAGGAAGActtttgtaaatataaaatgaaaattatgaaaatgttaaaaagattaaaatctacatagctttaaaaaaatttctaaaatatcactTCCTCCTTTGTCCTTTTCCTTGGTGCATGTTTGTTGAGATGTGCGCGCAACTCAAACTCAGTTTTCAATTTAACGATCACATTGACATGGTaaaagtgttaaaaaaaaaaaaatctgagaaACAATAAACTTTAAGATATGTAACCGCATAAACATTGTGCAGTTGCATCACAGTTATTTTCTTCGTCTTGGTGTCTGTCTCTATCAAAATCTGACTTCTAACTCCACGagccaacatatatatatatatatatatatatatatatatatatatatatatatatatcttactTTTGCCGTTGAGTCCTCTCTTTCAACTACTGATAATCTACACCTTGGTGCCTCTTGTCACTTAAATTTCTCTTTCGCTCTTGCTTCAACGTCTTTGTAACTCCCATCTTTTAAAGCCAAATTAGCCAAGAAGCCAAAAGCTCTCTCTCGAGCTCTCTGGGCAGAGAGGAACCTAAGAGCAGAGTGCGAGACGGTTGCTGGGTTTTCTGTCATGGCTTCCGCTGTGGGCATTTCTGGTTAGCGTCTACCGGATCATCATCTACCAGACTTCTTTTCCTTGCAGATCGTCTTCACCCCTTCGTCCAGGCAGCAGTAAGATCATTCCCTCCATAGAAGGGACCAGCATCAGGGGAAGATGCTCCATTGCCTCCTTCCGCAGCTACCTCCATTGCATCAGGTGAATTTCAGTAGCATGCATCAGGTGAATTTCAGTAGCATCACCCATCTTAATTCACTCTAACAGTTCAACACACCTTCAATCACATGCATCATATGAACAATCTTGATTTTTCGCTTCCGCTCGCTAGTAGCAGGGGTCTATTTCCTTGAATTTTGTTTAGAAgtttgaagagaaaatgaaaacaatgaagATATTATTGTTTTCAAGGGGGAAAAGGACAtaaccataaatttttcatgaggcaggtcgaaattaaagtttttaaaactcaCATATAATGGACTGAAGCATATCATAAAACCCACAGGAATCCAACCAGAAACATTGCTGAAGCAGGTTGTGTATATCATACTAATATACCAAAGTTTAAGTTTTCTGGattaatatggttaatgatgaaAAACACCTCGCCCAATGtctaatgaaaaaagaacatttttttttgtaatggcaaaaaaaaaagaaaagtgaagtcAATAATGATCAAAATATCTCTCCTTTTCTTGTGACGTATATGGGTTGCATAACTGCACACGCAACTCATTCTCACCAGCACGaccaattttttatattgtatttGTTGAAGCAGGCGTTGTGTCCTATATTGATGAgtattttcccttttgtttATGAATGTTTCGTCTTCgttgaaaaacaatttttaatattatttcatttttgtccttgtatggctcttcttttacattttcttttgcaaTCCTTTTTGGCCTGTTGTCCCCCTAAatctcttgaaaaaaaattaaaatatcttcaaatataaAGTAAAAGCCGGCCGAAATCTCTTAATCACTATCTTCTCCTCTGTGCATAAAAACGTAGATGGAGAATAGTCGCCCATCAACTTAACTTAGAGTAGAGTTTATTTGTAATTTAAAGAAGTAGTACATCAGACATAGGATTGTGACCGATTGATCTCAAATTGTCAATGGTCACTGAATCAGGAAGGTCGGTCTATAATGCCGAACCTACTCACACAGAAGCACCATGGGCTGAGATGGAAGGATGCCGAGAAAGCTTCTGTGACTGCTCAAAACTGGATGGTACTTGCTTTAGATGCTGTTtgataataacaataatagtttgttactgtttcataaatttactgtttcatgaattttgaGAGTAAtgatatataaaacatttttatgaacatatcacaatctttaaaacaaattcactaaacaataacaaattcaTTGCCTTAAATGCATTTGTGGCTGTATACTTAGTTCGACTACAAGGTTTGGCTCGGTCTGTTCCAAATCAAGAGTTAGATGTCTATATCAGCCAATAAATCAAATCAGTTAATCATACTTTTTCCATAAGAATCGGGCCAATTTTTATAACCAAGAAATATCAAAGGGTCAATTGAGATGGGCAGTGGCGTTTTGGTCAAAACTAAAGGCAGCTCGGCCTCATTTTGGTGAAACTGGTTTAAGTACGTCATATTCATGCAGAAATTTTTAGTGCGCGATGAAATACCAccgattaataaaaaaaaaactttttgtaaggataaaaaatacataaataaaatgaaaaatattaaaaaggacaatttttaaataatgaccaaattattatttttttttggcacaTATGGATTGAATGCGCAACTCACTGTCTAACTTTGGTGTTGACGGATAGCGATAGCACACATATATGACAATATGAGCCACCGCTTTCAGGTCAAGGGCCGGCATGCATGTTGGACTTGTTGGGTGCAGTAGTTTGGTGCTCAACTGTGACAGAATGAGATGtacagaagaaaagaacaaacgAAAAAGGTTGTTTGAAAGATGAGTTCCTATTCATAAAACATTTCATTAGAACTTCAGGagctttttcttaaaaacactGTTAGAAAATAAGCAATAATAAAAACATGCAGCCCTAAGCTTTTCATGTTATGAGGCACCTAAATTTGAACCatgaattaaaacaaaaaaagcggTTTGATCTGCATTAAAGCTAAGTTATTAAAATACACTAACTTAAACTTGCATTAATGTGATAACATAATGAAAATACCACCAAAATAGATAAACTTTCACTTTGAATACATGATTAATTATACATGAGTAGCTTGCTTCAAATGgtatagcatagttggtcgggATAAGATACGACAGTATCCTCTATTCCTAGGCTGCTATTCCCCTCAACCCCCAAAAGTTTGGGGAAACACCACCTATGGTTTCCCTTTATATCTTGCCAACACAACGGCCattcttcatgttcatcattctctcttcccttcttcaatCGCCAAAGCCGATCGCCCTCAACACCAAGATCATAatcgtcatcttcttcttctgtaaGCAACAAAAGGACAGTAAAGATGCCGGCAACAGTGATAGACAAGCAGGGCTCCGACGCGGAGTTTGAGGTGAAGTTCACGTTCTACTTGTTCCTATGCTGCATCATGGCAGCCTGCGGAGGACTCATGCTTGGTTATGATATTGGCATCTCTGGTaatccaagtttttttttttttgagaataGACGTTTTTTTCGCTTTTCTCTTGGGTTCTTTGTTTTctgaagaaaaaatgatatgtAGATCGATCTGAGATCTTTTCTGCTTGTTGGTGTTGCAGGTGGAGTGACGTCCATGGACGATTTCTTGATTAAGTTCTTCCCCAGGATCTACGTGAGGAAGCACGAAGCGAAGGAGGACAACTACTGCAAATACGACAACCAGTATCTCCAGCTCTTCACCTCGTCTCTGTACATGGCTGCTCTCGTGTTCACTTTCTTCGCGTCGTATCCCTGCAAGAAGTATGGGAGGAGACCCACCATGAGAGCtgcttccctcttcttcttggTCGGCGTCATACTCAATGCGGCGGCCATGAATCTCTCCATGTTGATCATCGGGAGGATCCTTCTCGGCATTGGAGTCGGCTTCGCGGGCAATGTATGTGCTCTACCGCGCGCATCATCCTCTGCCCtttcctctatttttttttagctttctttttcatctccgTGCATGTGCTTCCTTCTTGTGGACTAAGCTACatgattttatctttttcatagTTTTCTTTCTAGTTAGCTACTAAGTAATATTAGAGATGTATTTTCTATGTTCTCTACTCTATCTTGTGatcttgtttgtttttctttcttgaatttaCTACCATCCACGCATTTCGCTTACACTTGGTGCAATAATTTGTTATTAGATTTGTCAGTCAGTTTaactaatttttatttctttttggatGAAGCGATTCACTTATTCAAGCATAATATATGTGAATTATCCGTTCTAATTACCAACAGTATTTTCAGTAAGGAGATTTTTGGTTTATCTTTTGGTAAAGTCCACCATGATATAACTAGGCAAATACCTTAAAAATTCTATTATTTGGTCAACTAGAAGAAATCTTACTATGTGGGAAACTAATCTGTCAAAAAAGAAACACCCCCAAGTTtgtcaaccaaaaaaaattaagaccTAATTTCCAAATTAATTTGCACGTATACAACCTTATGAATACTTTAACtaaattcatatttttcaatgaaaattcaAGAACTGAAAAATTAAAGACAGTTCTggaaattaattattttatatactactattatttttattttttcattttaacaaaataatattAGATGAAGAGCTAAAAGCACCCTTAACGCATGGATGTGAGGTGATCAGCCAACAAAGCACTCGAATGCGCATAACAGCTAAAACATATTCCCTATCACAGAACTCTTATTTTCGACAACTGTCTCTGTTTTTAAATTGCATgaaataaggaaaagaagaacatacaAAGGTTAGAAGCTTAGAATGCCAATATTTTTAAGGTAGATCTTTCCTCTGGACACCATATTGCATTTGCAGCTTTGCTTGTAATTTTAATTAAGAAAtatgttttatgatttttttttaaagtattcATATTTCTGTTGAAGGCTGTCACTTGTTTCAAGTTAGTTAACGTCTACTATGTCCTGATCTAATACTTACCTCtttcattgaaaaatttaaaacacgtgaaatatatatatatatatatatatatatatatatatatatatatatatatatatatatatatatatatatatatatatatatatatactgttccTATTCTTTGGTGGCAGTGCAGTACTGGTTTACGTCACTATGattatattttctatttctGTTTTTTGGAACAGCTTTAAGTTCCACAGTTTTACATCACTATGATTACTAAATTCCTGTCAGATCCACGTTGTTAATTAATTAGACCTTTGAATCTTATACCAATCTGAAACAAAACCTAAGTTTTGTTGCTGCGGTGCAATCTCACTTAATCTTGTAAGCTGACCTCAAAGATTCACAGTTGAAAACGAAGTAGTTcttgtaggtataccacatagtctgatAATATGGTAGATCTCCTAGCTCTTGCAGATCTACGAGcaggtaattgatcatttttaatttgtatgtctacatcctgttcgtgttcatcagtatgatcgacatttaattcatctggatctgatgcattACCTGTATGATTTGCGTTTATGTCATCATgagagacaacataatcatacacacTTGCATTCTCTTTAGCAAgtctactttcagtatcctgtatttcctcaaaattgaggttttgtaatgcatctagTCCAAATAAGCAATCTGTTAGCAAtttagccttatctgtttccacaatatgtggtgtatgagatgAACAATAAAACATAtagcctttcgatctttctggataaccaataaagaaaccactggttgttctaggatcaaaggcttttatgtaagGGTTGTACAATTTAACTTCAGcaggacatccccatatgtgcatataagagagagaaggtttcctacctgTCCACAATTCATAAGGAGTTGTGGGAACAACCTTAGTAGGAACTATATTCTGCATATGCACTGCTGTcctgagagcttcaccccacaaggttaAAGGGAGAGTGAAAtaatttaacatagctcgaaccatttatttaagcgtacgatttattctttcagcaacaccattttggtaggCACTGCCAAgcatagtgtattgaggcacaatgtcttcttcctttagaaatcgtgctaatggtccctccctttgtcccatctcagtaaacctaccataatattcaccacctctatctgatttgactatcttgataacttcaccagtttgtttctctacttctttcttatagttcttgaaaacttgacacacattggatttttcaaagattaagtagagatacaaataccaAGAATAGTCATttataaaggtgacaaaatactcttcgcctgtgtaacaaggaggaaaaggtccacaaacatctgtgtAAACAATTCTTAATCTTTTAGTACATCGTTCGACATATTCTTTATATAcgttagtttgctttgcctttatgcaatctacacatatgcctttatctgtaaaatcaagagatcgtaagatcccttcatttaacagtctttttattctcttttcagagatatgacccaaacggcgATGCCATAGCATGTACAAATCATCAtttatggtactacgcttattACCACTTATACAATGACTAGAAACCAACaattcaggagattggatcttcacattcaatttGTATAAACCATCATACAAAATAGCAGAACgaatttcaacaagatctttataaatgaacatctttgaattttcaaactttaaacaaaaatcaaatttgtcaaCTCTTCatacagaaattaagtttctactatatgatggaacaaagaaaacatcatgaagattcaaaacaaagccagtatgAAACCTAATGTGGCATTCTCCTATAGCcttcacatgtgagcgcattttgtttcctgagaaaTGCTCCTCTCATGTAGAGTTGGTTCCCTTTTGCTTAGAAAGATCTGTAAAGAATTGACAATATGTacagtagcaccagagtcaatccaTCAGCTATTAATATGAACATataacatattactttcaagtgaaacaaatgacataatacctttcttctctaaccaattcttgtacttgatgcaAGCTGACTTCTTATGcccatttttcttgcaaaagaaacactttataggagCTAAGTTAGTCTACGCAGTTTGAGAAGCAGTTTGACCTGTTGACTTTTTCTTGGCACttcttttcattgaacttttctttatatcaACTTTATTAGCCCTAGAatgagaaaccatatgtgctctttgcaacttctcacccttaattctttcctcctcttcaacacacttagacatcaattcattgaatgtccattcagtattatgtgtgttgtaactgatctttaaaggagtatattcagctggtaaagatgtcaaagtaaagaataccaagaaagattcagaaatagtcaactttatgtcattcaattgagaagcaatgtttatcatttctaacatatgctggcgaatgttacctcatccttgatatttcatagatattaactttgacattagggtactggCTCTGACTTTATGAGAGCTgacaaactgagcctcaactgcatccaagaactctctcaccgtTCTACAAGGTGAgatagcaccacgtatgttGTTAGCGACtcttgattgcaaaagcaacaaacttAGTCGGTTAGAATGCTCCCACTTGTCAAAGTACACTGTTTCATTATGTGTATTTTGTGGAGTAAGAGGATGTGGCTCAGGTCGCATCAAagccatatccagatccatataccccaatataaacacaacattttctttccattcagcataatttgagtcatcaagtaaagggatagaatttgagccattaaaataaatagaaccaaGCACTGCAGATGACAAAAGATATCAATAAGTTGACATGtattatatgagacaaaccatatggaACAATAAACTTaataaaaggctctttatgtctactatttcTAAGACAAATACCAggggtcattaggatactactttggtaatatacctaatacgcacatgtattccgtcttaactttatctagtaaaactaggaaatgtaaatTCAAACAATAGTTAAACATAACACATTTGAgtataaaatgacaaaactatgtaagaatctattttcctattttactctacttattctcttgaacataacacactacctttgggtaattatgttatttcaaatgagagtaagtacaacatgaaacactaatgtgcctttaaatcatgagtagtcactttggtgaggtataacatgatttaactaatcatagaCTCTTTACATTAACGTTATCGTacaactttatgatcatgcaacAAAATTAACTTTATCATGATCTCAAATAAAACATGATAGAAGAGTGTAATATGTCAtgataatacatataaaatggaACACATGGatcatttctgcataatcaacttaatgctatctaGATTGTTTGTTAAAactccataaaacataatgaattggtcccgtatcgatctaaaatgatcgaacc belongs to Nymphaea colorata isolate Beijing-Zhang1983 chromosome 13, ASM883128v2, whole genome shotgun sequence and includes:
- the LOC116266746 gene encoding sugar transport protein 8-like isoform X1, with translation MPATVIDKQGSDAEFEVKFTFYLFLCCIMAACGGLMLGYDIGISGGVTSMDDFLIKFFPRIYVRKHEAKEDNYCKYDNQYLQLFTSSLYMAALVFTFFASYPCKKYGRRPTMRAASLFFLVGVILNAAAMNLSMLIIGRILLGIGVGFAGNVHPGLSSLLHHFFWLGVVAE
- the LOC116266746 gene encoding sugar transport protein 8-like isoform X2 — encoded protein: MPATVIDKQGSDAEFEVKFTFYLFLCCIMAACGGLMLGYDIGISGGVTSMDDFLIKFFPRIYVRKHEAKEDNYCKYDNQYLQLFTSSLYMAALVFTFFASYPCKKYGRRPTMRAASLFFLVGVILNAAAMNLSMLIIGRILLGIGVGFAGNALLLNK
- the LOC116266970 gene encoding sugar transport protein MST4-like, giving the protein MPAIVMDKPGSGAQFEAKFTFYVFLCCIMAAFGGLMFGYDIGISGGVTSMDDFLIKFFPKVYLRKHEARENNYCKYDNQYLQLFTSSLYMAALIFTFFASYACKKYGRRPTMRAASLFFLAGVILNAAAMNLTMLIIGRILLGIGVGFANNAVPLFLSEIAPARIRGGLNILFQLLITVGILVANLVNYWTSGIHPSGWRISLGLAGVPAILLCVGSLFIAETPTSLIQRGHLEEGKATLRKIRGTPNVDAEYNEICRACEAANLVKHPFRKLANRRNRPPLVIAIVLQVFQQFTGINAIMFYAPVLFQTIGFKNDASLLSSVITGLVNVLCTMVSVLYVDKVGRRVLLLEAAVQMLISQVGIGTILLINLKSANTLHHTVAVVVVILVCTFVSCFAWSWGPLGWLIPSETFPLETRAAGYSFAVSSNMLFTFIIAQAFLSMLCHMRAGIFYFFSGWIVVMGLFVVFFLPETKGIPIDEIDRIWRQHWYWKRYMDNADAELKVQKEQAATV